In the Methanosphaera stadtmanae DSM 3091 genome, CAAGTATTCTATAGTCAAATATATGACTTTGTTTATAACAGTCAAGTTTTAATTTAAATCTATTGTTTCTTTTATCAACTAGGTAGAAGTTACTTATATTATCATCACAAATCAGTGTGTTAAAATCATCCTTACTTAGCATTAATTGAATATAACCAAATACCATATATTCAAGTTGACATGATGTATTTCTTAATTGTTTAATATCATTGAATGCGAGTTCATTAGATATGGCTAATCTTTTAAATCCTGGTGTTTTAGCTAGTTTTTCAATTGAATAGTTGTTATATATATTTAAATTACTTCCATAACAATCTACATCTAAAGCATCACATACACCAATGTTATCACTTTGAACTATAATATCAATATCTTCAAGTTGAAGTTTTAATAGAATTTCACTAACAGATGGTAAGTCTTTATCAAGTAGTAGTTGTGGTAGTATCCATACAATTTTTTTATTTGAAAGAGTTTTATTTAACTTTACTAAATCATCATATATATTTTCTAAATATTCATCTATAGTCTCATAATTATAATTTGCATCATAGTAAACATATTCTATAAAATCATAATCTTTAATAATTAATGCCTGTTCTATGGAACTTATATAGATGTTCCATTGGGTATTACTTGTTTTAGTTTCATGTTTTTTATAATGATTATTTTTAAATATTTCAATGTTGTTTTTTACTTCTTTAATTTCATTTTTTGTTGGTATGTATGAATTCATTATTGTTTTATCAACATACTCTATTAATTGTCTTCTTATGTTGTTTAAGGTGGATGTTGGCATGAAGAGATCTTCTTGGAAATTTTCATAACTTATTTTTCCAATTTTGTAGTTTGTATTTCCTGTTTTTGCTAGTTGTTTATTGATAACATCCTTTGTTAGGGGTTTGTTTATTGCTTTTTCAAATTTATCTTTACTTGTAAATGTAAGTGTTTTTTTGTAATGATCACTCATACATTTTATTACAAGTTTGCCCTCATTATTAATAGAAACATTAAGATTAAGTGTTGTTTTATGAATGTTTTTTTGATTTATAATTTGTTTGGTTGTTTTATTAAGATATTTTGAATATGTGATATAGACCATAGAATCTTCTTTTACTGGAATGTTCTTTCTTAGCAATATTTTAATCTTATTTTTTGATTGTGAAAAAATTCTACTAACATACATTCCACAACTTTCACCATCATACTCAAATTTAAGACCATCACCATTAACAATCTTTGTAGGAAAACGTTTATTACCAAACTTAATAGTAACACTATTCTCATCAACTTTAATAACTCTACCAATAGGATAACCCTGACTTCCAGAACGTTCTCTACCAACAACATTAGAACTTTCATTATTCATAATATATCCACTAGTTAAACCCCTATTAAATGCAAGATTTAATAATAAATAATTATCTCTATTAATATCACCATCAATAGCACATCTATATACATAAACACTACTTGAAACATATTCTACAGGTTTCATTCTACCTTCAATCTTAATGGAATTAACACCAGCATCAACTATTTCCTCAATATTATTATATGTACATAAATCCTTAGTACTTAAAAGATAAGTACTACTTGTAAGTTTACTACCATATTCATCCTCTAAAGTATATCTCATTCTACAAGGTTGGGCACATAAACCTCTATTACCACTTCTACCACCTAAAAATGATGACATTAGACACTGGCCAGAATAACAATAACATAAAGCTCCATGACCAAATACTTCAACGTTCATATCATGATTAAATCTGTGAATATTAGTAGTAATATTTTTAATTCTATCTATTGGAACTTCTCTTGAGAGATTAACATTACTATAACCATTTTCACATAACCATTTAACAAAAGAATAATCATAGATAGTCATTTGTGTGGAAGCATGTAACTCTAAATTAGGCATCAAATTATTGATGATACATCCAAGACCAATATCCTGAATAATAACAGCATCCACACCATGAGAATATAAATAGAAAACATAATCAACAACATCAACAATTTCACTCTCACAAATAGATATATTAACAGTAACAAAAACCTTAACATTATATTCATGACAAAAGTTAATAGCCTCCTTTAATTCATCATAATTAAAATTATCAGCAAAATATCTGGCACCATACTTATTTCCAGATAAATACACATAATCAGCACCACTAAATACAGCTGCAGATAAAGTCTTCATAGAACCTACAGGTGCAAGTATTTTACATTCATTATTCAAAAATAATCTCCTCCCAAAAAACATCTTTACTTTATTATCTTTTTATTTAATTATATAAAATAAATTAAGATGAAAAAATAAACATATTGATATAATAAAATTCTTTGGAGAAAATATATGTACATAGTATTAGAAGGAATAGATGGAGTAGGAAAAACAACACAAACAGAAAAACTAAAAGAATGGTTAGAAAAACGTGGATTTAGTGTAAAAACAATAGTAGAACCAACAGATTCAGATATAGGTAAAATAATACGGGAAGAACTATTAAAACCAGAAGCAACATCTGATACAAATCAACAAATGTTAGCACTACTATTTGCAGCCGATAGATTAACTCTAAAAGATGAGATAAATCAAGTAAAAAATAATCAACAAAAAATATTAATAAGTGACAGATCATTCTACTCCAGTATAACCTACCAAAATTCCACAACAATAGAACCTGAATGGATTTATAAGATAAACAAACATACACCACGACCAGATTTAACAATAATATTAGATATTGATGAAGATGAAGCTTTAAAACGTTGTGATAAAATAGATACGTTTGAAAACAAGGAATTTCTTGAAAAAACAAGGGAGAACTATTTAAAATTAGTAAAAACTGAGAAAAATATTGTAAAAATAGATGCAACACCTACAGAAGATGTAGTTCAAGATGAAATCCGTAATCAAATCATAAAATATTTAAAATTATGATATTTTTTTTTAATAAAAAGAAAAAAGGAGTAATTCTCCTTTACATATTTAAACGTTCCTTCATAATATCTACAAGATAATTAATAGCATCGTTTATATCATATAATGTTCCATGGAACTGAGGACCTTCATCTGATTGTTTAAGTTGAATATTAAATTTATTCACAGTTTCCTTAATTTCACTTACATTTGGTCCAGGAGGAAGTGTAACATCCACAACATGTTTTGCTGCTTCTCTTAAATCCTCAAGTTCACCTTCAAATAATAGAAGACCTTCCCTTGTTTGTAACATATTTAAATGATACTTTGAAATCATTTCATCAACTTGTCTTGGTTGCATACCAGACAATACCCTCATTGTATGTTTAGCACACATAAATAACATCCACCTATTTTTAGTTATTTTCCATATATTCACGAGCAGGAGCTAATCTTTCAATTAAATATTTGCTTACAGTATTTTTCAAGTCCATTGGATGTAAATCTTCATTTTCATATGTTTGAATCAATTCTTCTTCTGTTAATTCAAGATTTCCACCAAATTTTTCAGGTCTTTCAATTAAAATTTTTTCATGAGTATCAAATATGTAATAATGAGCAATTTCCATAACAGGATTGTCCTCAGAAACACCTATTGGACAGAAACTTTTATTTATCTTATTTTTAATTTCTTTAGGAGTATCATCTATTGCAATGAAGTTACCTTTACTACTTGACATTTTATCAGATCCATCAGTTCCATGAATCAATGGTATATGAATACATACAGGAGGACGATATCCTAATCTTGGAAGTATTTCTCTTGCTAACATGTGAATTTTTCTCTGTTCCATTCCACCAACAGCAATATCTGCATCTAAATCATGAATATCTAATGCTTGCATAATTGGATAAAGTGTCTGAGCAACATCATGTGTTTCATTTCTTGAAACAAGTGCCATACTACGTTGTGCTCTTTGAATTGTAGTGAGTTTAGCAGCTTTAAATACTTCTGTAATATATTCTGGTGTCATACGATCTGAACCAAGAATAAAATTAGTATCTTCACTTAAACCTAATGCTTTAAAACATTTAATATTGTATTTTGCAACTTCATTTAATTCATCTAATGTACCTTTATTATTAAGATAAGCATGTAGGTTAGCAATAAATATGGTGATTTTAAAACCAGCATCTTGTAATGTTTTCATTTTCTTAATTGTTAATGCATGACCTAGATGAACTTTACCTGATGGTTCAAATCCCACATATGCTCTTTTTTCATCTTTTTTTAATAATTCTTTTAATTCTTCAACTTCTATAATTTCTGCTGTGTCTTTTGAAATATTTTCAACAGATGCATCTATATCCATTTATGTTCCTCCAACTCTTAGTAAATATATATTATATTAATATGTATGTTCTATCTTTTATTTTTATAACATTAATTTCTTCACCAATATTGAATCTTTCCATTGATTCATGTTTTTTCAAGTCAACTGTATCATAATTATCAGGGTCAAGAACTTGAATATCTGTTGGTGTGATGTTTGTAATTGTGGTTTGTCTTATATCGTTTGGTGTGGCAATTTTCTTTATTTTATCATATTCTTTCCAACTAATAGATTCATCCTCATATGTGTGAATATTCCTACCAACAAATTTATGACTTCCAATCTTTTTAATTTCTAAAATCTTATTATCATATTCAATAAAGTCATTTCTATGAAATGATGGTAATCTAACAGAAAGCCAAGAACGATACAAATCCTTACTCTTTGATTTATCATGACCTACAATTTTACGTGACTCTGTTATATGTCCACCAAACTGTTTTTGCATATTTATTGCAATTTTATGAGCTGCATTATAAGAGCCTACCTCATAATCAATACCTTCCTTTAGAACTATACGTTCTGTCACATAGGCTAATTTATTAGTCTTAGAAATTCTTTGTATTTCATTTGAAATGAAAAGATCAGCTTCCTCTATTTCAGATTCTTCTAATTTTCTATCATCAGCACGTAGTTGTATCACTGCCTCATAATATCCAGAATAAAACTTACTACAATCAGAACAAACACCCTTTTCAACCTTTACTTCTATTGGGTATTTCTTTTCTATTGGCTCACCTATGATATTTCCAGATACATGTAATATACAATCATATACAGTACCTCTATTATTTGTTATTTGCGTTTCTATCACTGGATTTAGTAGTTTAGGATTTATTTCAATATCTTTTTGTATTGCATCATTAATAATTTCATCATCATAGTAACCAGTTTGAACCCATTTATCATGTTTTAATGTGGCACCACAATGTGAACATACTGTGAATGTTGCATATTCTGGAACTTCTACGAGTTCAAATTCCTTAAGAAAACATTCTTTACATAATCCATCATATAATTTTTCTTCACTATTACAAAGTAAACAAAACATGTAATCACTCTAAATTTATTTATTTCTACTGAAAAAATTTTCTTCAAATAAAAAAAAAGTTCTATATTGAGGAGATAAATCTAAAAAAAGGATTATAATAGAATAATACTATTATAATGATTTTAATGGTGCTCTTGCTCCACAAGCACTACATTTTAACATGTCAATACGATCTTCACGTATAATAACAGTATCTGGTCTGTTACATTCATGACACATTACAAAGTTATCCACATATTCTTTTACACGGTCATTTATTACATAATGTGTGAATTTACCTTGAAGTATAGCTCTATTTCCTTCAACATTTCCAGAAGTACCTAATTCTCTTAGTAAATATTTAAGTACGTGTTGTGGATCTCTGTTTAATGTTCTTGAAACATCACCAAAGTTTTTAATAATTGTACGATTTCCCTGAATAACAGAGTATCCTTTAGGTACTTTAAATCTTTTTGCTTCAAATATTTTATCTGGTAACTGTTCATATGCTTGATCTAGTAATTTTTCATATTCTTTAAATTCTGCATTTTCTTTTGCCATTATATGTCCTCTTCTTTAATTTTTTTTAAAATGAAATTATAATATTGATTAAATAAAACTCAGATTATATTATACATATCCTTAAGATATGGTATTATTTTTTTATTAGTATAATATAATTATATAAATACGTATTATTTAATTTTGTTATGCTACTTTATAATGGTCTGATGTTGGCTCATAAATAACACCCTTACTTTTGAGCATATTAATTACCTCATCAACCTTCTCTTCACCAACATTGTATTTATCTGCAAGTTCAGCATAAACAATATTTTTAGGAGCACTTCCCTCATATTCATCAGATAATTCCTTAATAACATCAATAATAATATTTATCTTATCTCTCTCAGATTTTGATGTTCTTCCTTCAACCTTATCAATATCTACTTTTCCAGTATCAGGATCATATCCCACTTGTTTCATACAATCTTCTTGTAATTTTATTGCACGTTGAGCATCTTCTTTTAATACTTCATTACTTAATCTAATACGTGCACTAGCTTCTGCTAAACGTACAAGAGCTTCTAATTGACGAGCAGTAATTGGTACTGGGGATTCCTCATCAATTGCACCACTACGCATAGTTACATAGAAGTCTTGCAATACTTCTGCAGCTTCTTTTGTTAATGTAGGTTGTACACTTTTACGTGCATATGCAATATATTTTCTCATAAGTTCTGGTTCAATAACATAGGGGATTGTACTGTCCTGATGGATTTTTAATATATGGCCTGCAAGGTCATGGTCACGTTCAGCATTTGGTTTATCTTCAATAATGAATATTAAATCAAAACGTGAAAGAATTGGTGAAGGTAGATCTATTTGTTCAGCAATAGATTTGTATCTGTCAAATCTACCAAATTTTGGGTTTGCAGCAGCAAGTACACTACAACGACTGTTAAGTGTTGCCATAATTCCTGCTTTTGCAATGGATATTGTTTGCTGTTCAAGAGCCTCGTGTATTGCAGATCTATCTTCTTCTCTCATTTTATCAAGTTCGTCTACACATACATTACCCTTATCACCAAGTACAAGTGCACCTGCTTCTAAACTCCAACCTCCAAGATCATCACGTACAGCTGCAGCAGTAAGTCCAACACCACTGGTACCTTTACCACTCGTATATATTCCACGAGGTGCTAATTTTGAAACATATTTTAATATCTGAGATTTACCAATACCAGGATCTCCTACTATTAGAATATGCATATCTCCCCTAATATGGGTTTTATCTTCAAGAACCTTTGCAGTTCCCCCAAATAATTGGAATGCAATAGCTTCCTTAACTTCAAAATAGCCTCTAATAGAAGGTGCTGTTGATTCAATGATTTTCTGATAGATATCAGGAGACTTTGCAAGTTCAATAATCTTTTCTTCATCTTCTTCATCAATATGTAACTCTTCAAATTCCTGTTCAAGAGGTTCAATAT is a window encoding:
- a CDS encoding U32 family peptidase, translated to MNNECKILAPVGSMKTLSAAVFSGADYVYLSGNKYGARYFADNFNYDELKEAINFCHEYNVKVFVTVNISICESEIVDVVDYVFYLYSHGVDAVIIQDIGLGCIINNLMPNLELHASTQMTIYDYSFVKWLCENGYSNVNLSREVPIDRIKNITTNIHRFNHDMNVEVFGHGALCYCYSGQCLMSSFLGGRSGNRGLCAQPCRMRYTLEDEYGSKLTSSTYLLSTKDLCTYNNIEEIVDAGVNSIKIEGRMKPVEYVSSSVYVYRCAIDGDINRDNYLLLNLAFNRGLTSGYIMNNESSNVVGRERSGSQGYPIGRVIKVDENSVTIKFGNKRFPTKIVNGDGLKFEYDGESCGMYVSRIFSQSKNKIKILLRKNIPVKEDSMVYITYSKYLNKTTKQIINQKNIHKTTLNLNVSINNEGKLVIKCMSDHYKKTLTFTSKDKFEKAINKPLTKDVINKQLAKTGNTNYKIGKISYENFQEDLFMPTSTLNNIRRQLIEYVDKTIMNSYIPTKNEIKEVKNNIEIFKNNHYKKHETKTSNTQWNIYISSIEQALIIKDYDFIEYVYYDANYNYETIDEYLENIYDDLVKLNKTLSNKKIVWILPQLLLDKDLPSVSEILLKLQLEDIDIIVQSDNIGVCDALDVDCYGSNLNIYNNYSIEKLAKTPGFKRLAISNELAFNDIKQLRNTSCQLEYMVFGYIQLMLSKDDFNTLICDDNISNFYLVDKRNNRFKLKLDCYKQSHIFDYRILDLSRQINKIKNNTQIDFLSIDSRLFNLDDTKTILHHFNNINNNKSSTLTLNVNNNFYEANFEKGVYKK
- the tmk gene encoding dTMP kinase, coding for MYIVLEGIDGVGKTTQTEKLKEWLEKRGFSVKTIVEPTDSDIGKIIREELLKPEATSDTNQQMLALLFAADRLTLKDEINQVKNNQQKILISDRSFYSSITYQNSTTIEPEWIYKINKHTPRPDLTIILDIDEDEALKRCDKIDTFENKEFLEKTRENYLKLVKTEKNIVKIDATPTEDVVQDEIRNQIIKYLKL
- a CDS encoding tyrosine--tRNA ligase — encoded protein: MDIDASVENISKDTAEIIEVEELKELLKKDEKRAYVGFEPSGKVHLGHALTIKKMKTLQDAGFKITIFIANLHAYLNNKGTLDELNEVAKYNIKCFKALGLSEDTNFILGSDRMTPEYITEVFKAAKLTTIQRAQRSMALVSRNETHDVAQTLYPIMQALDIHDLDADIAVGGMEQRKIHMLAREILPRLGYRPPVCIHIPLIHGTDGSDKMSSSKGNFIAIDDTPKEIKNKINKSFCPIGVSEDNPVMEIAHYYIFDTHEKILIERPEKFGGNLELTEEELIQTYENEDLHPMDLKNTVSKYLIERLAPAREYMENN
- a CDS encoding 60S ribosomal export protein NMD3; this encodes MFCLLCNSEEKLYDGLCKECFLKEFELVEVPEYATFTVCSHCGATLKHDKWVQTGYYDDEIINDAIQKDIEINPKLLNPVIETQITNNRGTVYDCILHVSGNIIGEPIEKKYPIEVKVEKGVCSDCSKFYSGYYEAVIQLRADDRKLEESEIEEADLFISNEIQRISKTNKLAYVTERIVLKEGIDYEVGSYNAAHKIAINMQKQFGGHITESRKIVGHDKSKSKDLYRSWLSVRLPSFHRNDFIEYDNKILEIKKIGSHKFVGRNIHTYEDESISWKEYDKIKKIATPNDIRQTTITNITPTDIQVLDPDNYDTVDLKKHESMERFNIGEEINVIKIKDRTYILI
- a CDS encoding translation initiation factor IF-2 subunit beta, whose amino-acid sequence is MAKENAEFKEYEKLLDQAYEQLPDKIFEAKRFKVPKGYSVIQGNRTIIKNFGDVSRTLNRDPQHVLKYLLRELGTSGNVEGNRAILQGKFTHYVINDRVKEYVDNFVMCHECNRPDTVIIREDRIDMLKCSACGARAPLKSL
- a CDS encoding minichromosome maintenance protein MCM, with the translated sequence MTTRSENRKNLTPSSTLKLEEFFSTRCKDEVFAVLDMFPEEKSVVVDYNELEMFDPDSADLLIEKPDETLEAATKSIVNIDPQRKNAKLNVRFKNVRNNIPLRFLRSEFIGKFIAVDGIVRKTDEIHPRIMSAVFECRSCMRMHEVEQKSNIIHEPAVCQECGGRSFRLVQDESRYMDTQTVKLQEPLENLSGGDQPRQINIILEDDLVDTLAPGDKVRITGTLKTQRDERTKRFNNFIYGNYIEPLEQEFEELHIDEEDEEKIIELAKSPDIYQKIIESTAPSIRGYFEVKEAIAFQLFGGTAKVLEDKTHIRGDMHILIVGDPGIGKSQILKYVSKLAPRGIYTSGKGTSGVGLTAAAVRDDLGGWSLEAGALVLGDKGNVCVDELDKMREEDRSAIHEALEQQTISIAKAGIMATLNSRCSVLAAANPKFGRFDRYKSIAEQIDLPSPILSRFDLIFIIEDKPNAERDHDLAGHILKIHQDSTIPYVIEPELMRKYIAYARKSVQPTLTKEAAEVLQDFYVTMRSGAIDEESPVPITARQLEALVRLAEASARIRLSNEVLKEDAQRAIKLQEDCMKQVGYDPDTGKVDIDKVEGRTSKSERDKINIIIDVIKELSDEYEGSAPKNIVYAELADKYNVGEEKVDEVINMLKSKGVIYEPTSDHYKVA